One segment of Aquimarina sp. BL5 DNA contains the following:
- a CDS encoding ATP-binding protein, producing the protein MIESNIEDSNDKSKTIAERKEKLNIAYGVTTTLKDDNDKTSKLLNIAAKYYGLKDYENFKKINERSLLMSKKLLDSISMAKSYNYLGMYYRDIKIDSAFNFFYEANKIYSAFDKNTKKDISNYAFDHGSVLIDLAKLSRKVKDYSQSEDLTIRAIEKFELSGDLKYVPLSYNNLGIVAKHMERYDDAVDYYSRVIEYAKNTEKETLYASLGNNNIGAVYKTKKEYDKAEEYYKKALSYKSFLSKSPKRYARLLDNLAYVQFLSGNDDGVLELFYKTLKIRDSLNDLVGLSTNNLHLAEYYQSKGNDSLAKEYALKVEEVAPIVNNNVELLQSYQLLSEVSDSETGLAYAQKHIKLNDSLIKEERSYVNKFARIQFETEEKVQEIAAISRENQLLIFAILGLSVLFLLGYVIFRQQQSNKELLFEQKQQQSNQEIYRLLLSQQLKLEEGRKMEQHRMSEELHDGVLGRLFGVRLSLDGINQRANDGFTESRNVFIDELKSIEKEIRLISHDLGTDTLKPDVAYVDVVESLVSDLCTVHKMDFEFANDENIDWETIDDQKKVNLFRIIQESLQNIFKHAKAESVKISFDYVDDKINLTILDDGIGFKSSKVKRGIGLKNITSRVTQMNGVVDFISNQDSGTKVSVGIPI; encoded by the coding sequence ATGATAGAGTCAAATATAGAGGATTCTAATGACAAGTCTAAAACGATAGCAGAACGAAAAGAAAAATTAAACATTGCGTATGGAGTTACAACAACTTTAAAAGATGATAATGATAAAACATCTAAATTGTTAAACATAGCTGCTAAGTACTATGGTTTAAAAGACTATGAAAATTTTAAAAAGATAAATGAACGGTCATTACTTATGTCCAAAAAGCTACTTGATTCAATTTCTATGGCTAAATCTTATAATTACTTAGGCATGTATTATAGAGATATAAAAATAGATAGTGCATTTAACTTTTTTTATGAAGCTAACAAGATTTATTCTGCTTTTGATAAAAACACAAAAAAAGATATTTCTAATTATGCGTTTGATCATGGATCGGTATTAATTGATTTGGCGAAATTGTCAAGGAAAGTAAAAGATTATAGTCAAAGTGAGGATTTAACAATACGAGCAATTGAAAAATTCGAATTATCAGGTGATTTAAAATATGTCCCATTATCTTATAATAATTTAGGGATTGTAGCGAAACATATGGAGCGCTATGATGATGCAGTTGATTATTATTCAAGGGTAATTGAGTATGCAAAAAATACCGAGAAAGAAACTCTGTATGCATCTTTAGGTAATAACAACATCGGTGCAGTATATAAAACAAAAAAGGAATATGACAAAGCGGAAGAATATTACAAGAAAGCTTTGTCTTATAAAAGTTTTTTGAGCAAAAGCCCGAAGAGGTATGCTAGATTATTAGACAATTTGGCATATGTACAGTTTCTCTCTGGTAACGATGATGGTGTTTTGGAATTGTTTTATAAGACATTAAAAATAAGGGATAGTCTTAATGATTTAGTTGGGCTTTCAACTAATAATTTACATTTAGCTGAATATTATCAATCAAAAGGAAATGATAGTTTAGCTAAGGAATATGCTTTAAAAGTGGAAGAAGTGGCTCCAATTGTTAATAATAATGTGGAACTACTTCAGTCATATCAATTATTATCTGAGGTTTCGGATAGTGAAACTGGATTAGCTTACGCTCAAAAACATATTAAGTTGAATGATAGCTTAATCAAAGAAGAGCGATCCTATGTAAATAAGTTTGCTCGTATACAGTTCGAAACTGAAGAAAAAGTACAAGAAATTGCAGCCATTAGTCGCGAAAACCAATTACTCATTTTTGCCATATTAGGATTATCGGTATTGTTTCTATTAGGGTATGTAATCTTTAGACAACAACAGAGTAATAAAGAACTACTATTCGAGCAAAAGCAGCAGCAATCTAACCAGGAGATTTATCGTTTACTTCTTAGTCAGCAACTTAAGCTAGAAGAAGGACGTAAGATGGAACAGCATCGTATGTCTGAAGAATTACATGATGGCGTGCTGGGTAGACTATTTGGAGTTCGATTAAGTCTGGATGGGATTAATCAGCGAGCTAATGATGGATTTACAGAATCCAGAAATGTGTTTATTGATGAGCTTAAATCTATAGAAAAAGAAATTAGATTGATATCTCATGATTTAGGTACAGATACCTTAAAGCCTGATGTAGCTTATGTAGATGTGGTAGAGAGTTTAGTAAGTGATCTGTGTACGGTGCATAAAATGGATTTTGAGTTTGCGAATGATGAAAATATTGATTGGGAGACTATAGATGATCAGAAAAAAGTAAACCTGTTCCGTATTATACAGGAGTCTTTGCAGAATATATTTAAACATGCAAAGGCAGAAAGTGTAAAAATAAGCTTCGATTATGTGGATGATAAAATAAATCTTACTATTTTAGATGATGGAATAGGATTCAAAAGCAGTAAGGTAAAAAGAGGAATTGGTTTAAAAAATATTACATCCAGAGTTACCCAAATGAACGGTGTAGTAGATTTTATTAGTAATCAAGATTCAGGTACTAAAGTATCTGTAGGTATACCAATTTAA
- a CDS encoding response regulator: MKKKLKVLMIDDHPMIIEGYKNTLLGENQKEYQIKIDIASNCDDAYDSILKSSKTTPYDMLFVDIKLPPSSDGTITSGEDLAKHAKELLPKAKIIILTMHREDHRIHNILKNINPSGFLIKSDLTSSELLLAFNNIVSGTPYYSATVNNHFRKMMTNNFSLDEKNLKILYHLSRGVKTKNLPNYVSLSLSAIEKRKNQIKEMFSIAKADDQKLLEEARKRGFV; the protein is encoded by the coding sequence ATGAAGAAAAAGCTAAAAGTTCTTATGATTGATGATCATCCTATGATTATCGAGGGATACAAGAACACCTTATTAGGAGAAAACCAAAAAGAATATCAGATCAAAATTGATATCGCATCTAATTGCGATGATGCGTATGACAGTATTCTGAAATCTTCTAAAACTACTCCTTATGACATGCTTTTTGTAGATATTAAATTACCACCTTCTTCTGATGGAACCATCACATCTGGAGAAGATTTGGCAAAACATGCAAAGGAGCTGTTACCTAAGGCTAAGATTATTATCCTAACAATGCATAGAGAAGATCATAGAATCCATAATATATTAAAGAATATTAATCCTTCAGGATTTTTAATAAAAAGTGACCTTACTTCTAGTGAATTGTTGCTGGCGTTTAATAATATAGTGAGTGGTACTCCTTATTATAGTGCTACTGTAAATAATCATTTCAGAAAAATGATGACCAATAATTTCTCACTAGATGAAAAAAATCTAAAGATTTTATATCACCTATCTAGAGGTGTAAAAACTAAGAATTTACCTAATTACGTGAGCTTGTCATTAAGTGCTATAGAAAAACGCAAAAATCAGATAAAAGAAATGTTTTCTATTGCAAAAGCCGATGACCAAAAACTATTAGAAGAAGCTCGTAAAAGAGGTTTCGTGTAA